The Blautia obeum ATCC 29174 region TCTAAAAATGCTTTACACTATACAACGAATATGTGTAGAACAGATAACAAGGTTTCCTATTATATGCAAGCTATAAGAGGAAATCTGGAGATGGAGGAATGAATCATGGCAGAGAAACAGATAAAAACCATCGGTGTACTTACAAGTGGCGGTGACGCGCCGGGAATGAACGCTGCGATCCGTGCTGTTGTAAGACGAGGACTGAGCAGCGGACTGAATGTAAAAGGTATTTATAAAGGATACAATGGTCTTCTTAATGAAGAAATCGTTGATATGACTGCCAGAGACGTATCAGATACGATCGAACGCGGTGGTACAATTCTTTATACAGCAAGATGTGCAGAATTCCGTACACCGGAAGGACAGCAGCGTGGTGCAGAAATCTGTAAGAAACATGGAATCGACGGACTGGTAGTTATCGGTGGAGACGGTTCTTTTGCAGGTGCACAGAAGCTGGCAAATCTTGGAATCAATACAATCGGTGTTCCGGGAACAATTGACCTGGACATTGCCTGCACAGAGTATACAATCGGATTTGACACAGCAGTAAATACAGCAATGGAGGCAATTGATAAAGTTCGTGATACTTCCACATCTCACGAAAGATGTAGTATTATCGAGGTTATGGGACGTAATGCAGGATACCTTGCTATGTGGTGTGGTATCGCTAACGGAGCAGAGGATGTCCTGATTCCTGAGAAATATGATTATGATGAGCAGAAGCTGATCAACAACATCATCGCAAGCCGTAAAGCAGGAAAGAAACACCATATCATCGTAAATGCAGAGGGTATCGGTCATTCTGAGGCTATGGCAAGACGTATTGAAGCAGCTACAGGTATTGAGACACGTGCTACAATTCTTGGTCACATGCAGCGTGGTGGTAACCCGACATGTAAGGACCGTGTATATGCATCTATGATGGGCGCACTTGCAGTAGACCTTCTTGTACAGGGCAAATCCTGCCGAGTTGTTGGATATCGTCATGGTGAATTCATGGACTTCGATATTAACGAAGCACTTGCTATGCAGAAAGATGTATCCCCATATATGTGGGAAGTATGTAACTCTCTTTCTCATAACTACAAAAAATAAAAATACGACGTTTTTACAGCGGAGGCCACCGTTAGGCGGCCTCCGTTCTGGATTAAAGGAGTAGCTGTATGATTTCCAGTGCACAGAATACACAGGTCAAAAATATAATAAAGCTGAATCAGAAGGCAAAGGCAAGACGAGAGCAGGGACTGTTTATCGCAGAGGGAAGAAAGATGTTTCTCGAAGCTCCGGATGACTGGATCGAGAAGATTTATGTGGCAGAATCAATGCTCGAAGATGAAGAAGTAATGAAAAAGGTACGGAGATTTTCCTGGGATGCAGTTGAGAACGGTGTGTTCAGGCAGATGTGTGATACACAGACGCCACAGGGAATCCTTACCGTACTCCGA contains the following coding sequences:
- the pfkA gene encoding 6-phosphofructokinase — its product is MAEKQIKTIGVLTSGGDAPGMNAAIRAVVRRGLSSGLNVKGIYKGYNGLLNEEIVDMTARDVSDTIERGGTILYTARCAEFRTPEGQQRGAEICKKHGIDGLVVIGGDGSFAGAQKLANLGINTIGVPGTIDLDIACTEYTIGFDTAVNTAMEAIDKVRDTSTSHERCSIIEVMGRNAGYLAMWCGIANGAEDVLIPEKYDYDEQKLINNIIASRKAGKKHHIIVNAEGIGHSEAMARRIEAATGIETRATILGHMQRGGNPTCKDRVYASMMGALAVDLLVQGKSCRVVGYRHGEFMDFDINEALAMQKDVSPYMWEVCNSLSHNYKK